The following proteins are encoded in a genomic region of candidate division KSB1 bacterium:
- a CDS encoding amino acid permease encodes MNTENNTTTPQQPTLRRTLGLLEGVTILIGITIGAGIFSTPQIIAGYLDSFYSIIGLWILVGAFVFIGGLIYGELGSRLPNTGGEYVYISNCFGPFAGFMFGWAQLFIIRTSPAAGLAIITVNYFEHFVELSSFAHMVAAIFVIFIFGVVNYIGIKRASIYQNISTILKVGGLGFLVALGLILVGGHENLLSTKAPPTGTLGPTGNMVAALMLVVFSYVGWDRVGYSAGEMKNPKRVIPLSMFIGMGLIILIYVLANLLYYRTLGIEGMRGSTIVASETATQLMGPIGAGFIAIIVMISTTGSINGTMMTAPRVYYAMAKDGLFFKWLNYIHPKFRTPSRAIIAHCIWGTVILIVRGSFENIVAGMVFAILIFYIFTTFALFKLRKNEVGGTDVFKMPFYPILPVIYLVGIISLLVSRAIFEWQKSLVDIAFIASGLPFSIFWLRKKKKG; translated from the coding sequence ATGAACACAGAAAACAATACAACTACCCCTCAGCAACCGACACTACGCCGGACATTAGGCCTTTTAGAAGGTGTCACCATCCTCATCGGTATTACGATTGGAGCCGGTATCTTCTCCACTCCCCAAATTATCGCAGGCTACCTGGATTCATTCTACTCGATCATCGGGTTATGGATTTTGGTTGGCGCTTTTGTGTTTATCGGGGGATTAATATATGGGGAGCTCGGAAGTCGATTACCCAATACCGGCGGCGAGTATGTCTATATTAGTAACTGTTTTGGGCCTTTTGCCGGCTTCATGTTTGGATGGGCGCAGCTCTTCATTATTCGCACCAGCCCCGCTGCTGGTTTAGCCATTATAACTGTAAACTACTTTGAACATTTTGTCGAACTAAGTTCTTTTGCTCATATGGTAGCAGCAATATTTGTCATTTTTATTTTCGGCGTGGTCAATTATATTGGAATTAAACGGGCAAGCATTTATCAAAACATATCAACGATATTAAAAGTCGGGGGGCTCGGTTTTCTTGTAGCTTTAGGACTTATTCTGGTTGGAGGTCACGAAAACCTATTGAGTACAAAAGCTCCACCTACCGGTACATTAGGACCCACGGGTAACATGGTGGCAGCCCTTATGCTGGTCGTTTTTTCATATGTCGGATGGGATCGTGTGGGCTATTCGGCGGGCGAGATGAAAAATCCAAAAAGAGTCATCCCCCTCAGTATGTTCATAGGAATGGGGTTGATTATTTTGATTTATGTTCTAGCTAATTTGCTTTATTACAGAACCTTAGGAATTGAAGGTATGCGCGGTAGTACGATCGTGGCTTCTGAAACCGCAACACAATTAATGGGTCCAATTGGAGCCGGATTTATCGCCATCATTGTAATGATCTCAACAACCGGCAGTATCAACGGAACAATGATGACTGCCCCGCGGGTTTATTACGCCATGGCAAAAGACGGTTTATTTTTCAAATGGCTTAATTATATTCATCCTAAATTTCGCACCCCCTCTCGGGCCATCATTGCCCACTGCATTTGGGGTACTGTAATTCTGATCGTTAGAGGTTCGTTTGAAAACATTGTAGCCGGAATGGTATTTGCCATTTTGATATTCTACATCTTTACTACCTTTGCATTATTCAAGTTGCGAAAAAATGAAGTTGGGGGTACAGATGTTTTTAAAATGCCTTTCTACCCGATTCTTCCAGTGATTTATCTGGTTGGAATTATTAGTCTACTTGTTTCACGCGCCATTTTTGAATGGCAGAAATCATTGGTTGATATTGCCTTTATTGCTTCTGGTCTGCCATTCTCGATTTTTTGGTTGCGGAAGAAAAAGAAGGGTTGA
- a CDS encoding RNA-binding protein has protein sequence MNIFVGNLAQEVTEEDLKEAFAAFGQVTSTTVIKDIFTRVSKGFGFVEMQGKAEAQSAIEGLNGKDLKGKNLNVNEARPRKERGRGGKRGGGRR, from the coding sequence ATGAATATTTTCGTGGGAAATTTAGCACAAGAAGTAACCGAAGAAGATTTAAAAGAAGCCTTTGCCGCTTTCGGGCAAGTTACATCTACAACCGTAATTAAAGATATTTTCACCAGGGTATCCAAAGGATTCGGATTTGTGGAAATGCAGGGCAAGGCTGAAGCCCAATCTGCAATTGAAGGCCTAAACGGCAAAGATTTGAAGGGAAAAAATCTGAATGTGAATGAAGCTCGTCCTCGCAAAGAGCGTGGCAGGGGAGGCAAGCGAGGTGGTGGACGGCGCTAA
- a CDS encoding amino acid permease, producing MSPKHKFSEEEFFTEETELNRNLGVIEAFSIIINRILGSGIFRAPAPIMMLVASVSLFYGVWIVGGIATILGAFLYAELVAMMPKSGGPYVFLKAAYPPIVAFLRGWAMFFVSETAAIAAVALVFAEYGNAFYFSITGENYSQLTEVIIALMVIWGHSTSHCFGVSLSGVIQNVFGFLKLVAIGAVIAVCFAKGGEIANFSSPFWPDEFNWSTMLAFGAAMRYGFFAYSGWEGPTYMAEEIRNPRRNLPLVLFLGIGGIILLYLAANTAYIYQLSVVEIQEAPWVATAAVSKAAGLAGGMLISIAVMLNTFGNVSTQILCKSRTWYAMSRDGMFIGPLAKIHPKYKTPNVAILVQAFWASVLLMGAGFAGNAYVTLIDFFSFTSSIFNVMTFGSIWVLRKKYPDALRPYKAWGYPYTLIIVLAIQIWFMAVTLITAFIPSLLGVLLTCTGLLYYYRAEIRMKIKRS from the coding sequence ATGTCCCCTAAACACAAATTTTCCGAAGAAGAATTCTTTACCGAAGAAACCGAACTCAATCGCAACCTTGGAGTAATAGAAGCATTTTCGATCATTATCAATCGAATTCTTGGATCGGGCATTTTTCGCGCTCCTGCACCCATCATGATGTTAGTTGCTTCAGTAAGTTTGTTTTACGGAGTGTGGATTGTCGGTGGTATAGCCACGATTCTAGGCGCTTTCCTGTATGCGGAATTGGTTGCCATGATGCCCAAATCCGGCGGGCCTTACGTTTTCCTTAAAGCGGCATACCCACCCATAGTGGCTTTTCTGCGTGGCTGGGCTATGTTCTTTGTGTCGGAAACGGCCGCCATTGCGGCAGTTGCGCTGGTATTTGCCGAATATGGGAATGCATTTTATTTCTCTATAACCGGAGAGAATTACTCACAACTTACAGAAGTAATTATCGCTCTTATGGTCATTTGGGGCCATTCCACCAGCCACTGCTTCGGTGTATCGCTGAGCGGTGTCATTCAAAATGTTTTTGGTTTTCTGAAATTGGTTGCAATAGGCGCTGTAATCGCAGTCTGCTTTGCCAAAGGGGGGGAGATCGCTAATTTTTCATCACCCTTTTGGCCGGATGAATTCAACTGGTCTACCATGCTGGCATTCGGCGCTGCCATGCGTTATGGATTTTTTGCTTACAGTGGCTGGGAAGGTCCAACCTATATGGCGGAGGAGATCCGCAACCCTCGCAGGAACCTGCCTCTCGTACTATTTTTGGGTATCGGCGGTATCATTCTGCTATATCTGGCTGCCAATACTGCCTATATTTACCAGCTCTCCGTAGTCGAGATTCAAGAAGCTCCCTGGGTAGCAACTGCTGCTGTAAGTAAAGCAGCCGGTTTGGCCGGCGGAATGTTGATATCGATTGCAGTGATGTTGAATACTTTTGGCAATGTGAGTACGCAGATTTTATGCAAGTCACGCACCTGGTATGCAATGTCTCGTGATGGTATGTTTATCGGACCATTGGCAAAAATTCACCCAAAATACAAAACCCCAAACGTAGCGATTCTCGTACAAGCATTTTGGGCGTCCGTATTGCTCATGGGCGCCGGGTTCGCAGGTAATGCCTATGTAACATTAATCGACTTTTTTTCATTCACATCGTCGATTTTTAATGTCATGACTTTCGGTTCCATTTGGGTGTTGCGCAAAAAATATCCCGACGCACTTCGGCCCTACAAAGCCTGGGGTTATCCATACACACTGATAATCGTTTTGGCGATCCAAATTTGGTTTATGGCAGTTACATTAATCACGGCCTTCATTCCGTCTTTGTTGGGTGTGCTGCTTACCTGTACCGGGCTGCTCTATTATTACCGGGCGGAAATCCGGATGAAGATTAAGAGATCATAA
- a CDS encoding phosphodiester glycosidase family protein, which yields MKLVLTEVVNKSRGIMRKFNLLVLFLVFISLTANAQEISSSIVCPGVKHHTYYFDDQPWTINLLEVDLANSNVDIETIKARDLVAGYETTRQMSARRSFNKHWIAGVVNGDFYQKGGTPINTQVINGKILKSPNNRSLFGIYYDKTPFIAVPSYSGKIVLTKGNTYAIQGINQNRDSNQLVLYNSFFGDSTGTNRYGAEISFRLLDAWAVNEPFRVIVSEIDSVKGNGEIKVNGGLLSGHGWARVWLLMEMSLGDTLKLILKLTKSDKKIKEAIGGLPRIIRDGLTSIEKGGRFADVRHPRTGIGFSEDGSKLFLFTVDGRQENYSKGMTLYEMADFMRSIGVYQGINLDGGGSTTMVVANRIVNRPSDATGERPVANALLVISKEPLIIRDNQNR from the coding sequence TTGAAATTAGTTCTTACAGAAGTGGTAAATAAATCCAGGGGAATCATGCGCAAATTCAACCTGCTTGTACTCTTTCTTGTTTTCATAAGTCTTACTGCAAATGCACAAGAGATTAGTAGTTCTATCGTTTGTCCCGGTGTTAAACATCATACTTACTATTTTGATGATCAACCATGGACAATAAACCTTTTAGAAGTAGATTTGGCAAATTCCAATGTGGATATCGAAACCATAAAAGCCAGGGATTTGGTAGCAGGTTATGAAACTACCAGGCAAATGTCTGCCCGCAGAAGTTTCAATAAACATTGGATTGCCGGTGTGGTAAACGGCGACTTTTATCAAAAAGGCGGCACACCCATCAATACACAGGTGATCAACGGTAAAATTCTAAAATCTCCGAATAACCGTTCACTTTTTGGTATTTACTATGACAAGACGCCATTCATTGCAGTGCCATCCTATTCCGGAAAAATTGTGCTCACAAAAGGGAATACTTATGCGATCCAGGGGATCAACCAAAATCGCGACTCGAATCAACTGGTTCTTTATAACAGCTTTTTCGGAGACTCAACCGGCACCAATCGCTATGGAGCCGAGATCAGCTTTCGATTATTGGATGCATGGGCAGTGAATGAACCTTTCCGGGTGATTGTTTCCGAAATTGATTCCGTTAAGGGCAACGGCGAGATTAAAGTTAATGGCGGACTTCTATCAGGTCATGGTTGGGCTCGAGTTTGGCTTCTCATGGAAATGTCTTTGGGCGACACATTAAAGCTTATTCTTAAGCTTACAAAATCAGACAAAAAAATTAAGGAGGCGATTGGCGGATTACCCCGAATCATCCGTGATGGGTTAACCTCAATTGAGAAAGGGGGAAGATTTGCAGATGTTCGTCACCCCCGTACCGGTATTGGTTTCTCTGAAGATGGTTCAAAACTATTTCTATTTACAGTGGACGGCCGCCAGGAAAACTACAGTAAAGGAATGACACTTTATGAAATGGCCGATTTTATGCGAAGTATTGGCGTGTACCAGGGGATTAACCTGGATGGCGGCGGATCCACCACTATGGTGGTTGCAAACAGAATTGTAAATCGACCCTCTGATGCTACGGGTGAAAGACCGGTTGCGAACGCATTGCTGGTTATTTCTAAGGAGCCATTAATAATAAGGGATAATCAGAATCGTTAA
- a CDS encoding fatty acid desaturase — MDLQALSKEAQISWKQITSKYSNPDWRRSMWQTLNSLLPYFILWYLMYQSLAVSYWLTIALAIPAAGFLTRIFIISHDCGHGAFFKSKKANSILGSFCSVMIFTPYHRWRHEHAIHHASAGNLDGRGLGDIWTLTVKEFQEAPRWTKFYYRFYRNPVVMFTIGPLFIFLIKYRFTRSTSSTRERNSNNRTNFALLGIFILISLTIGIKAFILIQAPIFIFSSATGVWLFYVQHQFEGVYWERKENWDYVTVALEGSSFYKLPKILQWFSGNIGFHHIHHLSPRIPNYFLEKCHKENSIFHSVKQITLWSSLKSITYRLWDEENRKMVHFRYLRKIQPSMNAAG, encoded by the coding sequence ATGGATTTACAAGCTTTATCAAAAGAGGCACAGATAAGTTGGAAACAAATAACGTCTAAATATTCGAATCCGGATTGGCGTCGAAGCATGTGGCAAACCTTGAATTCACTGCTCCCCTATTTTATCCTATGGTATTTAATGTACCAAAGCCTGGCAGTCTCCTACTGGCTCACCATTGCCTTAGCCATACCTGCTGCAGGTTTTTTAACCCGTATTTTCATCATTTCTCATGATTGCGGTCATGGCGCATTTTTCAAATCTAAAAAGGCCAACTCAATACTTGGTTCATTTTGTTCGGTAATGATTTTTACACCTTACCATCGTTGGAGACATGAACATGCAATTCATCATGCATCCGCTGGTAATTTAGACGGACGCGGGCTTGGCGATATTTGGACTTTAACCGTAAAGGAATTCCAGGAGGCACCGCGTTGGACAAAATTTTACTACAGGTTCTACCGAAATCCGGTAGTCATGTTCACCATAGGGCCTCTTTTTATATTTTTGATTAAATATCGATTTACACGCAGCACATCCAGTACGCGGGAACGTAATAGTAATAATAGAACCAATTTTGCACTTTTAGGTATTTTCATTCTAATTTCCCTAACGATTGGTATCAAAGCTTTTATTCTAATTCAGGCGCCAATTTTTATCTTTTCTTCGGCAACCGGTGTGTGGCTTTTTTATGTTCAACACCAATTCGAAGGTGTCTATTGGGAACGTAAGGAAAACTGGGATTATGTTACTGTCGCATTAGAGGGCAGCTCTTTTTACAAATTGCCTAAAATTCTGCAATGGTTCTCCGGCAACATCGGTTTTCACCATATCCATCATTTAAGCCCAAGAATTCCTAATTATTTCCTGGAGAAATGCCACAAGGAGAATTCAATCTTTCATAGCGTAAAGCAAATTACTTTATGGTCCAGTTTAAAATCCATAACCTATCGTCTTTGGGACGAAGAAAACCGGAAGATGGTTCATTTCCGTTACCTTCGGAAAATTCAACCCTCTATGAATGCAGCCGGTTAA
- a CDS encoding Gfo/Idh/MocA family oxidoreductase → MQPVKLGIIGCGIAAKELHWPALKELKDQFEITLICNHTEGKAKAFSQLIGNVPYVLDYRELLQSPDVEAVDIILPIDLNYKVTKEALQAGKHVMVEKPLAANLSEAKEMLSFERQFTQVKMVAENFRYHPIFYKVKSYIDDGKIGEPYGVIWDIFHFIDEIKNKFAQTKWRIDHKYPGGFITDGGIHNIAALRVLFGDIISGSAFTKSVNPKIGEMDTFSFQFLTPGNIHGVLNIFLSVNGFSQNQLYVLGKEGTILIKDLSEITLKTAKEELCENVEGSLGYKEEFEDFYKAIRTGKNVTSSFEQAYRDLEVMINALQSAERWPEFELN, encoded by the coding sequence ATGCAGCCGGTTAAACTGGGTATAATTGGCTGTGGCATTGCAGCAAAGGAACTTCATTGGCCCGCCTTAAAAGAACTGAAAGACCAGTTCGAGATAACTCTCATTTGTAACCATACCGAGGGAAAAGCGAAAGCGTTTTCTCAATTAATAGGAAATGTCCCATATGTGTTGGACTATCGGGAACTGTTGCAAAGTCCTGATGTAGAGGCTGTAGATATAATCCTTCCCATCGATTTAAACTATAAAGTCACAAAAGAAGCTTTACAGGCAGGGAAGCATGTGATGGTCGAAAAACCATTGGCTGCAAATCTTAGCGAAGCAAAAGAAATGTTGTCGTTTGAAAGACAATTTACCCAGGTAAAAATGGTTGCTGAAAATTTTCGCTACCATCCCATTTTCTACAAAGTAAAATCTTACATTGATGATGGAAAAATTGGCGAACCCTATGGAGTGATTTGGGATATTTTTCATTTTATCGATGAAATCAAGAATAAATTTGCACAAACAAAATGGCGAATAGACCACAAGTACCCCGGTGGATTTATCACTGATGGCGGCATTCATAATATTGCCGCTTTGCGTGTGCTTTTTGGTGATATTATTTCCGGCTCAGCTTTTACGAAATCGGTTAACCCTAAAATCGGGGAAATGGATACGTTCAGCTTTCAATTCTTAACTCCAGGTAATATCCACGGCGTTTTGAATATCTTCCTGAGTGTAAATGGATTTTCCCAGAACCAGCTTTATGTTTTAGGCAAGGAAGGCACTATCCTTATTAAGGATCTAAGTGAAATCACACTGAAAACAGCGAAAGAAGAATTGTGTGAAAATGTAGAAGGCAGCCTTGGTTATAAGGAAGAATTTGAAGATTTTTATAAGGCCATCCGCACGGGAAAGAATGTAACCAGTTCTTTTGAACAAGCCTATCGAGATTTAGAGGTAATGATCAATGCCTTACAATCAGCAGAAAGATGGCCGGAGTTTGAGTTAAATTGA
- a CDS encoding M1 family metallopeptidase: MNFFLRLVLTLILFPTILAADNYPRNERIDILHYTFKITLDDQTDEIMGETTIDVRFLADGITELGLDLIGKASEQTGMHVGSVFRNEKSIAFSHTNNRIVIKLMSPSQAGEHRSYSISYRGIPADGLIISQNKYNERTFFGDNWPDRARHWLPTVDHPSDKATCDFIIIAPNHYQVIGNGSLREETDLDDHTRLTHWHEAVPIPTKVMVIGVARFAVETVFTYEGIPIQSWVYPQDREPGFYDYAQAIRVIQFFSSHIGPYPYEKLANVQSKTRYGGMENAGNIFYSERSVTGKRRSESLIAHEVAHQWFGDSVTEADWHHIWLSEGFATYFTQLYMEFTYGRDKMIGSETGERRSMKGSRQRVIQYFNENPASPIVDTTITDLNLLLNANSYQKGGWVLHMLRHVVGDEAFWQGIREFYKQFRDSNALTEDFQQKMEEASGKELSWFFRQWIYQPGHPKFEGSWKFDENKKELVVKLNQIQETGVLFSMPVDLGIYTEDEGVPRIEVLKINQKKHDFTFPVDKKPKKVKLDPNTWLLMEADFKEKLN; encoded by the coding sequence ATGAACTTTTTTCTGCGCCTGGTTCTTACTTTAATCCTCTTTCCAACAATTCTTGCAGCAGATAACTATCCTCGCAACGAGCGTATCGATATACTTCATTACACTTTCAAAATTACTTTGGATGATCAAACAGATGAAATCATGGGTGAGACCACAATTGATGTGAGATTTCTGGCTGATGGAATAACCGAGCTTGGTCTCGATCTGATAGGAAAGGCATCTGAGCAAACCGGCATGCATGTTGGTTCAGTCTTTCGAAATGAAAAATCTATAGCATTCAGCCACACAAACAATAGAATTGTTATCAAATTGATGTCACCCTCACAAGCCGGAGAACACCGGTCGTACAGTATCTCGTACCGCGGCATCCCCGCAGATGGTTTGATCATCTCACAAAACAAATACAACGAAAGAACATTCTTTGGCGATAATTGGCCGGATCGTGCTCGTCATTGGCTGCCAACCGTAGATCATCCCTCTGACAAAGCTACTTGCGATTTTATCATCATTGCCCCGAATCATTACCAGGTTATTGGCAATGGCTCCCTGCGAGAAGAGACGGATTTGGACGATCATACTCGACTTACACACTGGCATGAAGCAGTGCCCATTCCAACCAAAGTGATGGTGATCGGTGTGGCCAGGTTTGCGGTTGAGACTGTATTTACTTATGAAGGTATCCCGATCCAAAGTTGGGTTTATCCCCAGGATCGTGAACCCGGTTTTTATGATTATGCACAGGCAATCCGGGTGATCCAATTCTTTTCAAGCCATATTGGTCCCTACCCTTATGAAAAGCTGGCAAATGTTCAATCCAAAACCCGCTACGGTGGTATGGAAAACGCCGGTAATATTTTCTATAGCGAAAGGAGTGTGACTGGAAAACGCCGGAGTGAATCACTTATCGCCCATGAAGTCGCCCATCAATGGTTTGGCGATTCCGTTACTGAAGCGGATTGGCACCACATCTGGTTGAGTGAAGGATTCGCGACCTATTTTACCCAGCTTTATATGGAATTTACTTATGGTCGCGATAAAATGATCGGATCCGAAACCGGGGAAAGACGCAGCATGAAAGGCTCACGGCAACGAGTCATTCAATATTTTAACGAAAATCCTGCCAGTCCAATTGTTGACACAACCATTACTGATCTCAACCTACTGCTTAATGCAAATTCCTACCAAAAGGGCGGTTGGGTACTCCACATGCTCAGGCACGTCGTTGGCGATGAAGCATTCTGGCAGGGGATCCGGGAATTCTATAAACAATTTCGGGATAGCAATGCATTGACGGAAGATTTTCAGCAAAAAATGGAAGAGGCATCCGGAAAAGAACTGTCCTGGTTTTTCCGGCAGTGGATTTACCAGCCCGGGCATCCAAAATTCGAAGGCTCGTGGAAGTTTGATGAAAACAAAAAAGAGCTGGTCGTTAAATTGAATCAAATTCAGGAAACCGGGGTTTTGTTTTCCATGCCCGTGGATCTTGGCATATACACTGAGGATGAAGGTGTTCCTCGCATTGAAGTGCTAAAGATTAATCAAAAAAAACATGATTTTACTTTTCCAGTTGACAAGAAGCCAAAGAAAGTTAAATTGGATCCCAACACCTGGTTGTTAATGGAAGCGGATTTCAAGGAAAAATTGAACTAA
- a CDS encoding PD-(D/E)XK nuclease family protein — protein MKFENILSEPNFFKIVGRTHYERWHSSFFGWLLDTTGSHLLGDYVLRRFLMLLLDEKSLKPNNHKNDFLLKILPTANFETFQVTPNENFPSETSITGVGRFDIFLSAKYSDESGNVGIVNIIFELKIDSKPRNDQSIKYADWLLQNHSSDVNFLIYLTPNLMSNSHSTVGDYRWYCMDYQLLNDKLLIPLLDHPNLNEKVKPFIIQYIKNLKTRYKGIKMAITNEEKRLALTLYDKYSHPLR, from the coding sequence ATTAAATTTGAAAATATTTTAAGCGAACCCAATTTTTTTAAAATTGTAGGAAGAACTCATTATGAAAGATGGCATTCTTCATTTTTTGGTTGGTTGCTTGATACAACAGGATCGCATTTATTAGGCGATTATGTTTTACGACGCTTTTTGATGTTGTTATTGGATGAAAAAAGCCTGAAGCCCAATAATCATAAAAATGATTTCTTGTTGAAAATATTGCCCACGGCCAATTTTGAGACCTTCCAAGTTACTCCAAATGAGAACTTCCCCTCAGAGACAAGTATTACTGGTGTTGGTCGATTTGATATCTTTTTATCCGCAAAATATTCAGATGAATCCGGCAATGTTGGTATAGTTAATATAATTTTTGAACTGAAAATAGATTCAAAACCGAGAAACGACCAGTCAATTAAGTACGCAGATTGGCTTCTTCAGAATCATAGTAGTGATGTTAATTTTTTAATATATCTCACACCAAATTTGATGAGTAACTCACACTCTACGGTTGGTGACTACCGGTGGTATTGCATGGATTATCAACTTTTAAATGATAAATTATTGATACCTTTGTTAGATCATCCAAACCTTAATGAAAAAGTTAAACCTTTTATTATTCAGTACATTAAAAATTTGAAAACAAGATATAAAGGTATAAAAATGGCAATAACAAATGAAGAAAAAAGATTGGCTCTGACACTCTATGATAAATATAGTCACCCTCTACGGTAG